DNA from Fusarium musae strain F31 chromosome 7, whole genome shotgun sequence:
AACATGCCAATCGGCTAATTGAGTATCTAATCCTTTGATAAGACATCATAAATACCACGCAGTCCTCACATTTGCAAGACTCTCATATTCATTCGAAGTCAGACGTAGATAAAGTAGGACCAGAACGTAAAATGAAGCACGTCAGTGTTGCCATCATAGGCGCCGGTAAGTATTCGCGCGACATATCCTACCGATCTCTAACGTGGCAAGGTCCAACGGGCATTTCTATGCTCAAGCAGCTTCTACAAGATGGCTTCAGCGTGACTTTGTTTGAGAGACGTAGTTCTGTCGGAGGCTTATGGGCATACGACGCAAACAATGGGTGGACTACTGCATTAGCATCAACGAGTGCGAATATCAGCAAGTATACCTGTGGATTTACCGACTTTCCAATACCAGACAGTAAGTTGGCTATGGCTCTGCTGACGTGATGATGCTGACGGGAAGCAGAGTATCCTGTCTATCTGAGTGCAGCGAACTTTCAAGAGTTTATGCAGACTTATGCTGAGCACTTTAAACTCACAGAGCATATTTCGTTTAATAGCAGTGTTCAAGTCGTCAACCGCAACAGCGATGATAGTGGGTGGATAGTGCAGGTTGAGAAACTCGGGACGAGCGAAACAGAGGCTCGCTCATTTGATAAGGTCGTTTTCTGTCATGGTTACCAGACTAAAAGAGTGATGCCGACGTTTCCGGGGCAGGATGAATTCGAGGGAGAGATTATACACTCGCAGCAATATCGAAGGTGTGTAATACTCTGATGCGCAACTATTTGGAGTATACTGACCAGCAATTCCAGCCCAGAAACGTTTCAGGACAAAACAGTGGTGATCCTCGGTCTATCTACGACAACAGGCGAGATCACGCCGCAAGTCATCAACACAGCGAAAAAGGTCTACGTCTCCCATAGAAGCGGCCAAATGATGGTCAAGCGCATGCGCAAAGGACGACCAACAGACTTACTAGTCTCATGGAGACGTCGTCAAATCACTCAATGGATGGCAAAGAACATACCTGATTTTTACAGGTACTTAGCCGGCTGGGGAGCCAGACTTCTCTCGTCTCAGTTCTCGGATGTGAAACTTGACCCAGAATGGCGGATTCAGTCATTCCGCAACCCGACGTTGCGATTACCGGGTCTTATTCAAGATATTGTTCCTCACTTGCAGGATGGCAGCTTGACGAGTTTGCATGGGATTAAACGCTTCTTGGGTGGACGATCAATCGAGTTTGATGACGGGACTGTAGTGGATGGCGTTGACTGCGTTATCTTGACTACAGGATACTGCGCCGACTTTTCTGTCGCTCCTTTCATTGAGAAGAGTATGCCAAAGTCGCCCTCTTATCATGGTCCTACCATTCAACGGCTATACATGAACGTGTTTCCACCAAAGTACGCAGACAGCTGCGCCGTGCTTTGCTACTCAGCATATGGCAAAAACAACGGTTTCTCATTCAGCGACGTCATGAATATGGCTATTTCGAACATTTGGCGCGGCGTGAGCAAATTACCGTCATACGAAGAAATGGAGAAATGGGTTGATGACCATCAAAACTGGATCGCTGCAAACTGGGCGCGCGAGCCGCATCTCGACGTGAGCATGGTCAAACAATATGAGTTCCAACCCTGGATGCACGAGCAAGCCGGAACGGGTATGGAGAACCTTGGCTGGGGATGGGCAGGATGGAAATTCTGGTGGAAGGATAGAGAAATGTACAACCTCATGAATCACGGTGTAGAGACAGCACACATGTTTCGGTACTTTGAGACGGGCAAGAGAAAAACGTGGGAGGGCGCGAGGGATGAGATTATTCGTCAGAATAGGATTGTTGAGGAGAGCTTTTCTGGGAAGAGTAAGAAGCTGAGGCAGGAATAGGTTGCAGCCAAGTCAGGAGACGTTTTCTAGAACGACAACTCGTGCATATTGAGCCCGGCATTAGAATCGGATGTAGGTGGCTATATTTGGTTTTCACTGGAATTATGACCGCATTTTCATTTATGAACCCTGCACATAACGGCTTTGCTTAAGCCCGGCGAACGGACCAGTTTCCTATCCTGCACAGCATAACTCTTCACCAAAATTATTATAGTCAGGAGAAAACGGTGGAATCGAATCCTAGCCGCTGATCGCCCCTGCAGCGGGGGTTTTGATGGTTCTGGTTGGTGCCATGTAACGGCGTGCGGCTCAACGCCCCGGTTGTGTCGATGATGCCGCGGGAGTGGACCCCGGGCCAAGCTCTATCTTCGGGGATGGGGCGGAAAGGCAGCTAGTGTGAGCCGAAGTGTTCGTCGGGGTGGTATTGCACTGCCTGCTATGCGATGTGTGAGCCAAGCCTGTAGATTCTGCACTCGATTTTGGGTCTGGTAGCTAATCAGTATTGGTTGTGGATGTATAATGGGAGTTGGTGGTGCAGTTGACCCCTGACTTGTTCTGGAGTGAATGCCGAGGTCGTTGCATCGACGAGACCTCCCCTGGTTTAAATCGGGTTACTGACGATTCTACTCCGTTTTGATGGATAGATAAATAGCATGGTGTAGCCGACTTACGTTGATCCTCACCATCCATTCATTACAGTCATTCCTTCATTCTCCCTCACTGACCTATCGGCCACAGGGACGTCATTCTTTTATAACACTCTTTTGATTGGATCTCACTTGATACATCATGAGACACGCCTTTTTCGCCGGCCTTTTGGCCGCTCCCGCCTCCGTGTGCGCCGTCGCCCTCACAGGCTACGAGTACATCGTCGTCGGCTCCGGCGCCGGAGGAGGTCCTCTGGCTGCTCGCCTTGCATTGGCTGGTCACAAGACCCTCCTTATCGAGGCTGGTGACGACTATGCCTCGCTCAACTACACTGTTCCTGCATACTCTGCCAACGCGTCTGAGGATCCTGAGATCTCGTGGAACTTCTTTGTTCGTCActatgctgatgatgagcgaCAAGCGCGTGATTACAAGACTACGTATGATACTCCTAACGGAGAGTACACTGGTCTTAACCCCCCCAAGGGCGCTAAGATGAAGGGTACTCTGTATCCCCGCactcaagctcttggtggTTGCACAGCTCATAACGCTTTGATCGCTGTGTATCCTCACCAGTCTGACTTTGAGTACATTGCCTCTCTGACCGGTGACGATTCCTGGTCAGCGGATAACATGCGCAAGTACTttgtcaaggctgaggacaACAACTACCGTCCTGCTGGCGAGGCTGGCCACGGTTATGATGGCTGGCTCAGCACTGAGACTGCTCCTCTTAGCATTCCCCTCAACGACGAGCAGCTCTTCAGCATTCTTGGTGGAGGTGCCGTTGCTCTGACTGAGATGAGTGGCAAGAACATCACCCTGGATGGTCTGCTCGCCGACGATGCCAACGCCGATACTCTGGCTCGTGACCAGGAAGCTGGCTTCTACCAGATCCCTCTGTCAACCAAGGATGCTAGCCGTATTGGACCCCGTGAGTTCATCCTCTCTGTCCGCGATGCCAAGTACCCCAACGGTACAAAGAAGTATCCTCTCGATGTCCGAACCAACTGCTACGTCACCAAGGTCACTTTCGATGACTCCAAGCCCCCTCGTGCCAATGGTGTTGAGTTCCTCGACGGCAAGCATCTCTACAAGGCTAGTCCTCTTGCCACCGGTGCTGCCGGCACTCCCGGTAACGCTACTGCTTCTCgtgaggttgttgttgccGGCGGTGTTTACAACACTCCTCAGATCCTCAAGCTTAGCGGTATCGGACCTGCtgatgagctgaagaagtttGACATCCCCGTCATCTCCGACCTTCCCGGTGTCGGTACCAACCTGCAGGACCACTACGAGATTTCTGTCCAGGGAACTATCGAGAACAACTTCACTTCCTTCGACGGCTGTACTTTCGGTCTCTACACTGATGAGGACCCCTGTGTCGACCGCTGGAAAGCTCCCGTTAATGGCGATCACGGCATCTACTCCTCTTCCGGTCTTGCTGCCTCTATGTTCTACAAGAGCTCCACTGCTGAGAAGGACAACTTTGACATTTTCGCTTTCGGTGGTCCCGTCAACTTCAGAGGATATTTCCCTCAGTATGCTGTCAACGCTACCATTGAGCACAACTGGTTCTCCTGGGCTATCCTCAAGGCTCACCCCCGCAACAACGCCGGTGAAGTCCTCCTCCAGTCGGCTGATCCTCTTGACATGCCTGCCATCACCTTCAACTACTTCGACACTGGCAACGGCGACTACTCTGCTGATCTCCAGGCCCTGTATGAGGCCGTCGAGCTTACCCGCAGCGCATTCGCCAACCAGGCTGTCAACGTCACCGAGGTTCTTCCCGGTACTGGTGTTACTTCTCAGAAGGACATTGAGTCTTATGTCAAGGATGTTGCCTGGGGACACCACGCTTCGTCGACTTGCCCCATTGGCGCTGACGATGACAAGATGGCGGTTCTGGACTCCAAGTTCCGAGTTCGTGGTGTCGCTGGTCTtcgtgttgttgatgcatCAGTTTATCCTCGTATCCCTGGTACCTTTACTGCTGTGTCGACTTACAtggttgctgagaaggctgctgataTCATgctggctgagcttgaggaatAGATGTTTATGAGATGAGTGGTTGTAATGTGTTAATGTTGAGCTGATCTTAGACGAAGACTAATACCAAGTAATGTTTGAGATATAAACCTTTCTCATTGATTGATCAATATGTGATGTTCATCTATGGTGAATCTAGCTATTTTCTCTGAGTATTCAAGGACAGTCACCTGCTTATTCCATCTATGCAAAGCCGAGGTTCAAAGTGTACTTCAGTGGCGTCTTGCCTGTGACGTACACGTGGCTCCCTTGCAAAGTGAGATTGCCCCCATGCCAACTATACTGCTCACCCGCATCGGAGGCGATTAATCCCTTTCCGTTCCCTGGCCCAAACGTGATCTTGTCATCGCCCATGCTGTACTCTCCCTTTCCTTCAATCAGATGGTAAATGGTTGTGTTATCGCTATCAAGAATCTCCTTCACTCCCTTAAACTTGCCCCCCTCTCTGAAGGTCAGTTCAAAAGTCAACTCAACATTGTCCTCGCCGGAAACTTCAAAATCGAGATCATAACCCTGCTTCGTCGGCTTAATCTCAACATCAGTCTTGAGACGTCGAACACTCGTCGGCCGATTCGTAAAGTCAAGCATAGCATAAAAACGGCCATCCACCGATTTAGACAGCGCATATGTACCGTTGTCGTCACGTTTATCAGCtggaataggtaggtagtatgGGACTTCGATCTCGCTCCCCAACTTGATGACCCCATCCTTGGAGAGCTCAACGCCATTCGATCGGAAGTGACCCatgctgaagaagctggcaCTAAGACGCACGGCCTCGAGAACAGCCTTTCCGTTCCAGGCTCGGAACATGGTCGGATTCGTCGATAGGCCCGAGCCCATTCGGTTGTAGAACTCGGCCTTCTTTCCGTCCGTGGTATACCAATCTGACCCACCGAATGCCGAGACTGTGAGCTTTCCGCGTCTGGCTCGCACGAGACCTGCGGATTTGTAGTGTTTCTTGAAGTCGGAAAATGGCTGCTTTGGCTTGGGGAGTTCTGCGGCTAACTCAGGGCGTTCGATGAGGTTGCCGAGGAAATCGCCCAATTGAGGTCCAACGCGCTTCTCAATGAGACGAGCCATTGAAGCGAATCGGCCGTTCTCGTCTAGCAGCGCAAGTTCGCGGAATTGCGGGTAGAAATTGCCCATGTTGTCCCCTGGAGGTTGAGACTGGTCCTGTCGACGACTCTGGATTGTCTCCATCTCGCCGTTTGGCTCTGCGTGCTCAATGGAAAGCTCGAGGTTTTTGCGGACAAAGCTGACCAATTCTGTGTAATTAAGCTCGTGAGCTACCGTCAACAGAGAAGGGTTCGACACGGCCGAGTAGTAGTTAGGGCTACGCTCCGAGTAGATGCCATCAGCGTCGATGTCAATTCCCTCGGCAAGCCACTCATCGATTCTCTCAATCAGGCTGGGATCttcgatgatgttggagatgcGTGCCAAGGCGCTGCAAATCTTCCATCTATGGTTGGGAGTATGAATCCCGCCCTTTGCAAGACCAGGCGCAGCTTTTTTGAGAATACCACGCATGGCTTGGGcgaaaggttgagaagcctCGTGATCGTCGCGTTCGAGGATGCGTACCATGATACCAAAGTCTTCGATCAAGAAGCCGGTATCAGGTGGGGAGTGTCGATTGCCGACGGTGTAAGTTCCGTCATCATGCTGAACCTCTACCAGGACTGACAGCATCTCCTCAATATGCGGCAATAGAGATTCATCGTGGTAGTAGGTCGAGTTTGGCCAGACAAATGGGGTGACGAGGCGACGAACCTCACGCGTCAATGACCTCGGTGAGCCAGTCAATGAGGCATTTTTACCATCGATGACGGTCTGTACCTGAGCATCGGCAGACTTGGTGAGAAGCTTCAGACTGGTCCAATCCTTGGATGGAGTAGAAGAGGCAGTGGCGGTGATGGCAAGCAATGCCACGCCTGCTGCCCTGAGGGCACTTGGTATACAGGGGAGATGCATTGGAACGCGACAAGACTGGAAATCCGTGCCTTGGCTACATGATGAGAGTCAGCGCATAGCTCGAGCTTAAATAAATGAATAAAGACTGCCAAGCCCGAGGTTCGGGGTCTGATATACCGATTACAGCAGCAATCGGGTTCATGAAGAGCTACCGAAGTCCACTTCCCCGCGGGGAAAACTTTCAGTACAGGTTAGACTCTGTGGGGGTGATGTTGGCTAGCACGATTAAGCTTAACCTTAGTGAATGAAGATGGACATTGGGAGATTGCTCGGACAAGTGTCCGAAATGATGCGGTTTGTATTTATAATTGCTTTGCCTACTCTGCGTCGCTTCATAGCAGTGATGAAATACTAGGGCGCTGGGCTCTGCGTTGATAGATTATAGCTTCCCAACAAACTCAATTGTTCATTTCGCTCGCGGTTGAGTTTGTGTTGTCGCTTCTTGACACTCACTGTAGTAATGACAGTATAACAGGGCTTATGCTTGATATAAAAGGTCATAAAGAATCACGGCTATTGAATATCCCTTCATTGCATCTACCGTTCATCACTCAATCAACTGATAGGCAAGATGAGAGTCATGATGGGGATACCTTCATCTTGTATTTACCCGGTAGCGTTATGTCAGTCTGCTAACTCTCGGAGCCGTCTCGGCCGAGCCGAGCTCCGTCGGCTTTTGATCAACGTGGACGGTTTCCGCAGATCATTTCATTTATAATCAATTGAATTTGACTCGAAGTCAACGAAAcccttttaaaaagtttgAAAAATTCTCTTAAACTTGAAAGATCATTCAGTTGACATGATTCCCACTATGCGTTCACTTAGCCGCACAGCGCCTGGGGTTTCACTGCATGGAAAATCATCAACACCCGCCCTGTTAGTCTTGGACGACTATCTTCGTATCTCAGCGAAACATTTCGAGCACTTGCAGCCTCCAAAACTGCAAGTTGAAGTTTTTGATACCTATATCCCTCAGCGAACTGTTGAAGAAAAACGCAGcttggttgagaagctctaCCCATACGACATCATCTCTACCATGCGTGAGCGAACTCCATTCCCTGGGGAGC
Protein-coding regions in this window:
- a CDS encoding hypothetical protein (EggNog:ENOG41); its protein translation is MMVKRMRKGRPTDLLVSWRRRQITQWMAKNIPDFYRYLAGWGARLLSSQFSDVKLDPEWRIQSFRNPTLRLPGLIQDIVPHLQDGSLTSLHGIKRFLGGRSIEFDDGTVVDGVDCVILTTGYCADFSVAPFIEKSMPKSPSYHGPTIQRLYMNVFPPKYADSCAVLCYSAYGKNNGFSFSDVMNMAISNIWRGVSKLPSYEEMEKWVDDHQNWIAANWAREPHLDVSMVKQYEFQPWMHEQAGTGMENLGWGWAGWKFWWKDREMYNLMNHGVETAHMFRYFETGKRKTWEGARDEIIRQNRIVEESFSGKSKKLRQE
- a CDS encoding hypothetical protein (CAZy:AA3) — its product is MRHAFFAGLLAAPASVCAVALTGYEYIVVGSGAGGGPLAARLALAGHKTLLIEAGDDYASLNYTVPAYSANASEDPEISWNFFVRHYADDERQARDYKTTYDTPNGEYTGLNPPKGAKMKGTLYPRTQALGGCTAHNALIASDFEYIASLTGDDSWSADNMRKYFVKAEDNNYRPAGEAGHGYDGWLSTETAPLSIPLNDEQLFSILGGGAVALTEMSGKNITLDGLLADDANADTLARDQEAGFYQIPLSTKDASRIGPREFILSVRDAKYPNGTKKYPLDVRTNCYVTKVTFDDSKPPRANGVEFLDGKHLYKASPLATGAAGTPGNATASREVVVAGGVYNTPQILKLSGIGPADELKKFDIPVISDLPGVGTNLQDHYEISVQGTIENNFTSFDGCTFGLYTDEDPCVDRWKAPVNGDHGIYSSSGLAASMFYKSSTAEKDNFDIFAFGGPVNFRGYFPQYAVNATIEHNWFSWAILKAHPRNNAGEVLLQSADPLDMPAITFNYFDTGNGDYSADLQALYEAVELTRSAFANQAVNVTEVLPGTGVTSQKDIESYVKDVAWGHHASSTCPIGADDDKMAVLDSKFRVRGVAGLRVVDASVYPRIPGTFTAVSTYMVAEKAADIMLAELEE